The Brassica oleracea var. oleracea cultivar TO1000 chromosome C6, BOL, whole genome shotgun sequence genome includes a region encoding these proteins:
- the LOC106298390 gene encoding phosphoribosylformylglycinamidine cyclo-ligase, chloroplastic-like, giving the protein MEARILQSSPSSCCFSSGSINRHRFSSIISPSPNPLSVSFPQKTRTTRVLSMSKKDDNTESLSYKGSGVDIDAGTELVRRIAKMAPGIGGFGGLFPLGDSYLVAGTDGVGTKLKLAFETGIHHTIGIDLVAMSVNDIVTSGAKPLFFLDYFATSRLDVDLAEKVIKGIVDGCGQSDCALLGGETAEMPDFYAEGEYDLSGFAVGIVKKDSVINGKNIVAGDVLIGLPSSGVHSNGFSLVRKVVARSGLSLKDELPGGSTTLGEALMAPTTIYVKQVLDIISRGGVKGIAHITGGGFTDNIPRVFPDGLGAVIHTDAWELPPLFKWIQQSGRIEDSEMRRTFNLGIGMVLVVSPEAASRILGEAKNGDYVAYSIGEVINGEGVTYH; this is encoded by the exons ATGGAAGCTCGGATTTTGCAGTCTTCTCCTTCTTCTTGTTGCTTCTCCTCCGGTTCCATCAACCGACACCGTTTCTCCTCCATCATCTCACCATCTCCTAACCCTCTCTCAGTCAGCTTTCCCCAAAAGACAAGAACAACAAGGGTTTTATCAATGTCGAAGAAAGATGACAACACCGAGAGTCTCAGTTACAAAGGCTCAGGTGTAGACATCGATGCCGGGACTGAGCTCGTTAGAAGAATCGCTAAGATGGCTCCTGGAATCGGCGGCTTCGGTGGTCTCTTCCCATTAG GTGATTCGTATCTCGTAGCTGGTACGGATGGTGTAGGGACTAAGCTTAAGCTGGCCTTTGAGACTGGGATCCATCACACCATTGGAATCGACTTG GTTGCTATGAGTGTGAATGATATTGTTACTTCCGGTGCTAAGCCTCTCTTCTTCCTAGATTACTTTGCTACTAGTCGTCTCGATGTTGACCTTGCAGAGAAG GTTATTAAAGGGATTGTTGATGGTTGTGGGCAATCAGACTGTGCTCTCTTAGGTGGAGAG ACTGCGGAGATGCCGGACTTTTACGCAGAGGGAGAGTATGATCTCAGTGGGTTTGCAGTTGGGATAGTGAAGAAAGATTCTGTTATAAACGGAAAGAACATAGTTGCTGGAGATGTCCTTATTGGCCTCCCATCTAGTGGTGTTCACTCCAATGGCTTCTCTTTAGTAAGAAA GGTGGTGGCTCGAAGCGGTCTTTCGCTGAAGGATGAGCTTCCTGGTGGATCAACTACCCTTGGTGAAGCTTTAATGGCACCCACTACCATTTATGTCAAGCAG GTACTTGACATAATCAGCAGAGGAGGAGTGAAAGGGATAGCTCATATAACAGGTGGAGGTTTCACAGACAACATCCCTCGTGTCTTCCCTGACGGTTTAGGTGCTGTTATCCACACTGATGCTTGGGAACTTCCACCATTGTTCAAATGGATCCAACAG TCTGGGAGAATAGAAGACAGTGAGATGAGAAGGACGTTTAACCTGGGAATAGGGATGGTTTTGGTGGTTAGCCCAGAGGCTGCTTCGAGGATACTTGGTGAAGCCAAGAATGGAGACTATGTTGCGTATAGTATTGGAGAGGTTATAAATGGTGAAGGTGTGACATATCATTAG
- the LOC106298323 gene encoding protein TONNEAU 1a-like: MDDYTREMMDLKTLVTRTLEKKGVLAKIRAELRASVFEAIEEEDRVIENNEGLPPALLGSCNDRARQLHALPSGRLLCALVCEYLEWAQLDHTLKVYQPECNLQKDSWKSELSDFSSNHGYELNRNGDSAPFLLDVLEGFLKFESMTQNMGGNSRRESETESSSSLDSRNPPRRSSASDNLPPLRRTGSGSQGSDRRGGTNYRKDEINWRHGNQDAHEEVMRASAALENLQLDRKTRNMTSSWRNVRDGANEEDGRD, translated from the exons ATGGACGATTACACTAGGGAGATGATGGATCTCAAGACCTTAGTCACTCGAACCCTGGAGAAGAAGGGTGTCCTCGCTAAGATCCGG GCTGAGTTACGAGCGAGTGTGTTTGAGGCAATTGAAGAAGAGGATCGAGTGATTGAGAACAACGAAGGGCTGCCTCCAGCTTTGTTGGGAAGCTGCAATGACCGTGCAAGGCAGCTTCATGCTCTTCCTTCAG GTAGGTTGCTTTGTGCGTTAGTTTGTGAGTACTTGGAGTGGGCGCAACTCGATCACACCCTCAAAGTGTATCAACCCGAATGCAATTTG CAAAAGGACTCTTGGAAGTCTGAATTGAGCGACTTTAGCAGCAACCATGGTTATGAGCTCAACAGAAATGGAGATAGCGCACCGTTTCTTCTCGATGTTCTTGAAGGATTCTTGAAGTTCGAG AGCATGACACAGAACATGGGTGGTAATTCAAGGAGAGAGTCTGAAACCGAGTCTTCATCAAGCCTTGACTCTAGGAATCCTCCTCGCAGATCATCTGCTTCTGACAACTTACCTCCTCTACGAAG GACGGGTTCTGGATCCCAAGGATCGG ATAGAAGAGGTGGGACTAATTACAGAAAAGATGAAATCAACTGGAGACACGGTAATCAAGATGCGCATGAAGAGGTAATGAGAGCTTCAGCGGCACTTGAAAATCTTCAGCTTGATAGGAAAACTCGGAACATGACATCCTCCTGGAG GAATGTGAGAGATGGAGCAAATGAAGAAGATGGGAGGGATTGA